GTCTGCGCCTGCGGCCTTGGCGACCGTGCAGGCGGCAACCTTCTCTTCATCGGTGAGAAGCGCCGCCTCGATTATCACTTTGCTGATGATGCCAGAGTCACGACACGGGGAGGTCACTGCCTCGATGTCCCGTTCCACGGTGCGCAGGTCGTCGGACTTGAGGGCACCAATATTGATGACCATGTCAACCTCCGTGGCGCCGTCGAAAATCACGCGTTGTGTCTCATAGTGCTTGACGTCCGCAACTGTCGCGCCAAGCGGGAAGCCGACGACCGCGCAGACGCCCACGCCGTGCGGGCGCACCATCCGGGATGCCCCCTTCACCCAACACGGATTGAGGCACACCGTCGCGAAGCGATAGTCGATTGCTTCACGGCAGTGTGTCTCGATCTCAACACGCGTCGCGTCCGGCTTGAGCAACGTGTGGTCGATCAGCACGGCAACGTCGCCGGCTGGGCCGCCAGACGCGCGCAAGCCCAGGCGCGTGGCACCCGCATCCAGCACCCCACGCACGCGGTCCGGGCAGCATTCGTAGAGCACCGCGTGGCAAGCACACCGATCCAGGGCCGGCCCTTCCCGGGTGGCCCTCAGCACTTCTTCGGTGACGACTTCGACAAGGCGGTCTATCTGCATCATTCAGTAGTGACGAGTGACGAGTAACGAGTGGAGGTAGATCTTACGTTTCGGGCTGACGATGGACTGTGCCGGTAGCCCGCGGCGTCTCGTGTGCCGGCTCGTCACTCGTCACTGATTGTTCCCTACCTCCAGCGCATGGATCTTCGTGAGACGTCGAATGTAGCGCGGCTCGGTCATGCGCGCGGCAAGCCAGGCCTCGACGATGACAATTGCCTCGTCTGCGGTGAGCAGCGTCGCACCCAGGGTGATCACGTTCACGCCGTTGTGCTCACGCGCATATCGCGCCAACGTGGGCGTGTGACACGCCGCGGCGCGCACGCCTGGAATCTTGTTTGCAGCAATGGCCGAGCCGAGTCCTGCCCCATCGACCACGATCCCTCCCTCCACCTCGCCACGCGCCACCATCCGAGCCGCCTCGGCGGCCACGTCAGGATAGTCCACCGGATCGCGCGACTCTGCACCTGTCTCGCGTACTGCCAAGCCGCGACGCCGCAGGTGTCGGACGAGCTGCGCCCGCAGCTCGATGCCCGTATGATCGCTGGCTACGACGAGCGTCCGCAGCTCCGCGGGCGGCGCGAACGCTCGTGCCGCCTCCTCGCGCGCGTCCGCCGAGACGACGGTGACGCGGCGCGCGCGCAGGGTGTCACGGGCCAGCGGCGTGATGTGCCCGCCAGCGACGAGCTCCACGGTGCCGCCCATCTCCAGCATCCGCGCGTCCGCCTCGGTGATGATCTCAAACCGCTTCATTTTGTGCTAGTGTCCCGTCACGGAGCACTGTGCTTCGCAGCGACGGCCATGACCCCGCCCACGGCGTCCACCATTCTGCTCTCGGCCGACCAAATCCGGCAACGGATCCAAGAGCTGGCGGCCCAAATCGAGCAGGACTACGCGCACGCCGACACCCTCCACTTGATCTGCGTGCTGAAGGGCGGCGTGATGTTCCTCACGGATCTCGTCCGCACCATGACGCGGCCAATCACTCTCGACTTCATCGCGCTCTCGAGCTACGCTCAGAGCACCGACTCCTCGGGTGAGGTGAAGCTGCTCAAGGATCTCGATACACCCATTGCGGGCCGCGACGTGATCGTCATCGAGGATATCGTCGACACCGGCCTCACAATCACGTATCTGCAAGACATTCTTCGTGCGCGGGCGCCGCGCTCCCTCCGCACGGCATGCCTGCTCAGCAAACCGTCGCGCCGACGCGTCGAGGTCAAGGTCGAGTATATCGGCTTTGAAATCGAGGATCGGTTCGTGGTTGGCTACGGGCTGGACTTCGACCAGAAGTTCCGCCAGCTGCCGTACATCGCGGCGCTCGACGAGGAGTCCACTTGACATCTCTGCCAGTCGTGAGCTCTGAGTCTCGAGTTGGTGGCTAGGTGCTACGGCTTCGT
The Luteitalea sp. genome window above contains:
- the deoC gene encoding deoxyribose-phosphate aldolase — protein: MQIDRLVEVVTEEVLRATREGPALDRCACHAVLYECCPDRVRGVLDAGATRLGLRASGGPAGDVAVLIDHTLLKPDATRVEIETHCREAIDYRFATVCLNPCWVKGASRMVRPHGVGVCAVVGFPLGATVADVKHYETQRVIFDGATEVDMVINIGALKSDDLRTVERDIEAVTSPCRDSGIISKVIIEAALLTDEEKVAACTVAKAAGADFVKTSTGFSKGGATVADVALMRRVVGADMGVKAAGGVRDLGSVRQMVEAGATRIGASAGVRIVQEARGDATPAAASSSY
- a CDS encoding RpiB/LacA/LacB family sugar-phosphate isomerase; protein product: MKRFEIITEADARMLEMGGTVELVAGGHITPLARDTLRARRVTVVSADAREEAARAFAPPAELRTLVVASDHTGIELRAQLVRHLRRRGLAVRETGAESRDPVDYPDVAAEAARMVARGEVEGGIVVDGAGLGSAIAANKIPGVRAAACHTPTLARYAREHNGVNVITLGATLLTADEAIVIVEAWLAARMTEPRYIRRLTKIHALEVGNNQ
- the hpt gene encoding hypoxanthine phosphoribosyltransferase produces the protein MTPPTASTILLSADQIRQRIQELAAQIEQDYAHADTLHLICVLKGGVMFLTDLVRTMTRPITLDFIALSSYAQSTDSSGEVKLLKDLDTPIAGRDVIVIEDIVDTGLTITYLQDILRARAPRSLRTACLLSKPSRRRVEVKVEYIGFEIEDRFVVGYGLDFDQKFRQLPYIAALDEEST